From Candoia aspera isolate rCanAsp1 chromosome 4, rCanAsp1.hap2, whole genome shotgun sequence, a single genomic window includes:
- the ATG9B gene encoding autophagy-related protein 9B isoform X1, translating to MAGSQEHFGDYHRLPDYEDDSPPEEEEEELLVHVTEGLKDSWHHIKNLDNFFTKIYHFHQKNGFGCMMLSDIFELVQFLFVATFSTFLLCCVEYDILFANQPVNHTHQGGGGGRLMPDWSKVTLPDAILPASQCAQRIQASSGVIFLLVMAATFWLYRLAKVLCSLLGYWEIRSFYTKALKIPSEELCNCSWQEVQARLISLQREQQMCVHRRELTELDIHHRILRFKNYLVAMVNKSLLPIRFCLPLLGRGVFLTQGLKYNLELLLFWGPGSLFQGKWNLQPQYKRAGARLELARRLERSLLLLGLANLLLCPFILVWQALYAFFSYTEVLKREPGSLGARRWSLYGRLYLRHFNELDHELQARLSRGYKPASKYMNSFAGPLLTVLAKNVGFFAGSILAVLIALTIYDEDVLTVQHILTAITLLGLIVTVARAFIPDEHLVWCPEQLLQCVLAHIHYIPDHWQGNAHKSETREELAQLFQYKAVFILEELLSPIVTPFLLIFALRAKALDIVDFFRNFSVEVVGVGDICSFAQLDIRNHGNPQWLSQGRTEASMYQQAANGKTELSLVHFAIANPRWQPPPESSLFIGHLKEKVHHDASRAQRLLAEGPLGASLLSDEGPGPGPDALLASVLANPVLTAGSLVAWADRRLLTQPAGTASTTASVLASLSRSRLPRRGSRPGEASVCNRESPLLEDSSATPSAMRPAPLTHSVLLSEFALAEMSLHAIYMHELHQQQAAARLPSQPSAHTVSPRHPFDTHGQDCSRGGREEEPAETQQQQQQQQQQS from the exons ATGGCGGGCAGCCAGGAGCACTTTGGCGACTACCATCGCTTGCCGGACTACGAAGACGACTCCCcgcccgaggaggaggaggaggagctgctggTCCATGTTACTGAGGGGCTGAAAG atTCCTGGCATCACATCAAGAACTTAGACAACTTCTTCACCAAAAT CTACCATTTTCACCAGAAGAACGGCTTTGGTTGCATGATGCTTTCGGACATCTTTGAGCTGGT GCAGTTCCTGTTTGTGGCCACTTTTTCCACCTTCCTGCTCTGCTGCGTGGAGTACGACATCCTCTTTGCCAACCAGCCAGTCAATCACACTCACCAGGGAGGAGGCGGTGGCCGTCTCATGCCCGACTGGAGCAAGGTGACGCTCCCCGATGCCATCCTTCCAGCTTCTCAGTGTGCCCAGAG GATCCAGGCCAGCAGCGGGGTCATCTTCCTGCTGGTGATGGCTGCCACCTTCTGGCTGTACCGCCTGGCGAAGGTTCTCTGCAGCCTGCTGGGCTACTGGGAGATCCGCTCCTTTTACACCAAGGCACTCAAGATCCCTTCG GAGGAGCTTTGCAACTGCAGCTGGCAGGAGGTGCAGGCACGGCTGATCTCGCTCCAGCGGGAGCAGCAGATGTGCGTCCACAGGCGGGAGCTGACGGAGCTGGACATCCACCACCGCATCCTGCGCTTCAAGAACTACCTGGTGGCCATGGTGAACAAGTCCCTGCTGCCGATCCGCTTCTGCCTGCCCCTCCTGGGCCGAGGGGTCTTCCTGACGCAGGGCCTCAAGTACAACCTGGAGCTGCTGCTCTTCTGGGGGCCGGGCTCCCTCTTCCAGGGCAAGTGGAACCTCCAGCCCCAGTACAAGCGGGCCGGTGCCCGCCTGGAGCTTGCTCGCCGCCTGGAGCGCAGCCTGCTTCTGCTGGGGCTGGCCAACCTGCTGCTCTGCCCCTTCATCCTGGTGTGGCAGGCGCTGTACGCCTTCTTCAGCTACACGGAGGTGCTCAAGCGGGAGCCTGGCAGCCTGGGGGCCCGCCGCTGGTCGCTCTACGGCCGCCTCTACCTGCGCCACTTCAACGAGCTGGACCACGAGCTGCAGGCCCGCCTGAGCCGGGGCTACAAGCCGGCTTCCAAGTACATGAACTCCTTCGCCGGCCCGCTGCTCACGGTGCTGGCCAAGAATGTTGGCTTCTTTGCCGGGTCCATCCTGGCTGTCCTCATCGCCCTCACCATCTATGATGAGGACGTCCTCACCGTCCAGCACATCCTGACTGCCATCACACTCCTGGGGCTCATCGTCACCGTGGCCAG GGCGTTCATCCCGGATGAGCACCTGGTGTGGTGCCCGGAGCAGCTTCTCCAGTGCGTCTTGGCTCACATCCACTACATCCCGGACCACTGGCAAGGCAACGCCCACAAGTCCGAGACCCGCGAGGAGCTGGCGCAGCTCTTCCAGTACAAGGCA GTCTTCATCCTGGAGGAGTTGCTGAGCCCTATCGTGACGCCCTTCCTCCTCATCTTCGCCCTCCGGGCCAAGGCCCTTGACATCGTCGATTTCTTCCGCAACTTCTCCGTCGAGGTGGTGGGGGTTGGGGACATCTGCTCCTTTGCCCAGCTGGACATCCGCAACCACGGCAATCCCCAG TGGCTGTCCCAGGGCCGGACAGAAGCATCCATGTACCAGCAGGCAGCGAACGGCAAGACGGAGCTCTCGCTGGTCCACTTTGCCATCGCCAATCCACGCTGGCAGCCCCCCCCAGAAAGCTCCCTCTTCATCGGGCACCTGAAGGAGAAAGTGCATCACGACGCCTCCCGTGCCCAGCGCCTCCTGGCTGAGGGGCCCTTAGGAGCCTCCCTGCTCTCCGACGAGGGCCCCGGCCCTGGG CCAGATGCCCTCCTAGCCAGTGTCCTGGCCAATCCTGTGCTCACAGCGGGAAGCCTGGTAGCCTGGGCAGACCGTCGGCTCCTCACTCAGCCTGCCGGCACAGCCAGCACAACTGCCAGCGTCTTGGCCTCCCTCTCCCGTTCCCGGCTGCCCCGGCGCGGGAGCCGCCCCGGAGAGGCCTCTGTGTGCAACAGAGAGAGCCCCCTTCTGGAGGACAg CAGCGCCACCCCATCTGCAATGCGCCCGGCTCCCCTCACCCACTCGGTGCTTCTGTCCGAGTTTGCCTTGGCTGAGATGAGCCTGCACGCTATATACATGCACGAG CTTCACCAGCAGCAAGCAGCAGCCCGCCTTCCTTCGCAGCCTTCAGCACATACAG TATCCCCTCGGCACCCCTTCGATACGCATGGCCAGGATTGCTCCCGAGGGGGCAGGGAAGAGGAGCCAGCTGagacccagcagcagcagcagcagcagcagcagcagagctaG
- the ATG9B gene encoding autophagy-related protein 9B isoform X4: protein MQGRIQASSGVIFLLVMAATFWLYRLAKVLCSLLGYWEIRSFYTKALKIPSEELCNCSWQEVQARLISLQREQQMCVHRRELTELDIHHRILRFKNYLVAMVNKSLLPIRFCLPLLGRGVFLTQGLKYNLELLLFWGPGSLFQGKWNLQPQYKRAGARLELARRLERSLLLLGLANLLLCPFILVWQALYAFFSYTEVLKREPGSLGARRWSLYGRLYLRHFNELDHELQARLSRGYKPASKYMNSFAGPLLTVLAKNVGFFAGSILAVLIALTIYDEDVLTVQHILTAITLLGLIVTVARAFIPDEHLVWCPEQLLQCVLAHIHYIPDHWQGNAHKSETREELAQLFQYKAVFILEELLSPIVTPFLLIFALRAKALDIVDFFRNFSVEVVGVGDICSFAQLDIRNHGNPQWLSQGRTEASMYQQAANGKTELSLVHFAIANPRWQPPPESSLFIGHLKEKVHHDASRAQRLLAEGPLGASLLSDEGPGPGPDALLASVLANPVLTAGSLVAWADRRLLTQPAGTASTTASVLASLSRSRLPRRGSRPGEASVCNRESPLLEDSSATPSAMRPAPLTHSVLLSEFALAEMSLHAIYMHELHQQQAAARLPSQPSAHTVSPRHPFDTHGQDCSRGGREEEPAETQQQQQQQQQQS, encoded by the exons ATGCAGGGCAG GATCCAGGCCAGCAGCGGGGTCATCTTCCTGCTGGTGATGGCTGCCACCTTCTGGCTGTACCGCCTGGCGAAGGTTCTCTGCAGCCTGCTGGGCTACTGGGAGATCCGCTCCTTTTACACCAAGGCACTCAAGATCCCTTCG GAGGAGCTTTGCAACTGCAGCTGGCAGGAGGTGCAGGCACGGCTGATCTCGCTCCAGCGGGAGCAGCAGATGTGCGTCCACAGGCGGGAGCTGACGGAGCTGGACATCCACCACCGCATCCTGCGCTTCAAGAACTACCTGGTGGCCATGGTGAACAAGTCCCTGCTGCCGATCCGCTTCTGCCTGCCCCTCCTGGGCCGAGGGGTCTTCCTGACGCAGGGCCTCAAGTACAACCTGGAGCTGCTGCTCTTCTGGGGGCCGGGCTCCCTCTTCCAGGGCAAGTGGAACCTCCAGCCCCAGTACAAGCGGGCCGGTGCCCGCCTGGAGCTTGCTCGCCGCCTGGAGCGCAGCCTGCTTCTGCTGGGGCTGGCCAACCTGCTGCTCTGCCCCTTCATCCTGGTGTGGCAGGCGCTGTACGCCTTCTTCAGCTACACGGAGGTGCTCAAGCGGGAGCCTGGCAGCCTGGGGGCCCGCCGCTGGTCGCTCTACGGCCGCCTCTACCTGCGCCACTTCAACGAGCTGGACCACGAGCTGCAGGCCCGCCTGAGCCGGGGCTACAAGCCGGCTTCCAAGTACATGAACTCCTTCGCCGGCCCGCTGCTCACGGTGCTGGCCAAGAATGTTGGCTTCTTTGCCGGGTCCATCCTGGCTGTCCTCATCGCCCTCACCATCTATGATGAGGACGTCCTCACCGTCCAGCACATCCTGACTGCCATCACACTCCTGGGGCTCATCGTCACCGTGGCCAG GGCGTTCATCCCGGATGAGCACCTGGTGTGGTGCCCGGAGCAGCTTCTCCAGTGCGTCTTGGCTCACATCCACTACATCCCGGACCACTGGCAAGGCAACGCCCACAAGTCCGAGACCCGCGAGGAGCTGGCGCAGCTCTTCCAGTACAAGGCA GTCTTCATCCTGGAGGAGTTGCTGAGCCCTATCGTGACGCCCTTCCTCCTCATCTTCGCCCTCCGGGCCAAGGCCCTTGACATCGTCGATTTCTTCCGCAACTTCTCCGTCGAGGTGGTGGGGGTTGGGGACATCTGCTCCTTTGCCCAGCTGGACATCCGCAACCACGGCAATCCCCAG TGGCTGTCCCAGGGCCGGACAGAAGCATCCATGTACCAGCAGGCAGCGAACGGCAAGACGGAGCTCTCGCTGGTCCACTTTGCCATCGCCAATCCACGCTGGCAGCCCCCCCCAGAAAGCTCCCTCTTCATCGGGCACCTGAAGGAGAAAGTGCATCACGACGCCTCCCGTGCCCAGCGCCTCCTGGCTGAGGGGCCCTTAGGAGCCTCCCTGCTCTCCGACGAGGGCCCCGGCCCTGGG CCAGATGCCCTCCTAGCCAGTGTCCTGGCCAATCCTGTGCTCACAGCGGGAAGCCTGGTAGCCTGGGCAGACCGTCGGCTCCTCACTCAGCCTGCCGGCACAGCCAGCACAACTGCCAGCGTCTTGGCCTCCCTCTCCCGTTCCCGGCTGCCCCGGCGCGGGAGCCGCCCCGGAGAGGCCTCTGTGTGCAACAGAGAGAGCCCCCTTCTGGAGGACAg CAGCGCCACCCCATCTGCAATGCGCCCGGCTCCCCTCACCCACTCGGTGCTTCTGTCCGAGTTTGCCTTGGCTGAGATGAGCCTGCACGCTATATACATGCACGAG CTTCACCAGCAGCAAGCAGCAGCCCGCCTTCCTTCGCAGCCTTCAGCACATACAG TATCCCCTCGGCACCCCTTCGATACGCATGGCCAGGATTGCTCCCGAGGGGGCAGGGAAGAGGAGCCAGCTGagacccagcagcagcagcagcagcagcagcagcagagctaG
- the ATG9B gene encoding autophagy-related protein 9B isoform X2, with the protein MAGSQEHFGDYHRLPDYEDDSPPEEEEEELLVHVTEGLKDSWHHIKNLDNFFTKIYHFHQKNGFGCMMLSDIFELVQFLFVATFSTFLLCCVEYDILFANQPVNHTHQGGGGGRLMPDWSKVTLPDAILPASQCAQRIQASSGVIFLLVMAATFWLYRLAKVLCSLLGYWEIRSFYTKALKIPSEELCNCSWQEVQARLISLQREQQMCVHRRELTELDIHHRILRFKNYLVAMVNKSLLPIRFCLPLLGRGVFLTQGLKYNLELLLFWGPGSLFQGKWNLQPQYKRAGARLELARRLERSLLLLGLANLLLCPFILVWQALYAFFSYTEVLKREPGSLGARRWSLYGRLYLRHFNELDHELQARLSRGYKPASKYMNSFAGPLLTVLAKNVGFFAGSILAVLIALTIYDEDVLTVQHILTAITLLGLIVTVARAFIPDEHLVWCPEQLLQCVLAHIHYIPDHWQGNAHKSETREELAQLFQYKAVFILEELLSPIVTPFLLIFALRAKALDIVDFFRNFSVEVVGVGDICSFAQLDIRNHGNPQWLSQGRTEASMYQQAANGKTELSLVHFAIANPRWQPPPESSLFIGHLKEKVHHDASRAQRLLAEGPLGASLLSDEGPGPGPDALLASVLANPVLTAGSLVAWADRRLLTQPAGTASTTASVLASLSRSRLPRRGSRPGEASVCNRESPLLEDSATPSAMRPAPLTHSVLLSEFALAEMSLHAIYMHELHQQQAAARLPSQPSAHTVSPRHPFDTHGQDCSRGGREEEPAETQQQQQQQQQQS; encoded by the exons ATGGCGGGCAGCCAGGAGCACTTTGGCGACTACCATCGCTTGCCGGACTACGAAGACGACTCCCcgcccgaggaggaggaggaggagctgctggTCCATGTTACTGAGGGGCTGAAAG atTCCTGGCATCACATCAAGAACTTAGACAACTTCTTCACCAAAAT CTACCATTTTCACCAGAAGAACGGCTTTGGTTGCATGATGCTTTCGGACATCTTTGAGCTGGT GCAGTTCCTGTTTGTGGCCACTTTTTCCACCTTCCTGCTCTGCTGCGTGGAGTACGACATCCTCTTTGCCAACCAGCCAGTCAATCACACTCACCAGGGAGGAGGCGGTGGCCGTCTCATGCCCGACTGGAGCAAGGTGACGCTCCCCGATGCCATCCTTCCAGCTTCTCAGTGTGCCCAGAG GATCCAGGCCAGCAGCGGGGTCATCTTCCTGCTGGTGATGGCTGCCACCTTCTGGCTGTACCGCCTGGCGAAGGTTCTCTGCAGCCTGCTGGGCTACTGGGAGATCCGCTCCTTTTACACCAAGGCACTCAAGATCCCTTCG GAGGAGCTTTGCAACTGCAGCTGGCAGGAGGTGCAGGCACGGCTGATCTCGCTCCAGCGGGAGCAGCAGATGTGCGTCCACAGGCGGGAGCTGACGGAGCTGGACATCCACCACCGCATCCTGCGCTTCAAGAACTACCTGGTGGCCATGGTGAACAAGTCCCTGCTGCCGATCCGCTTCTGCCTGCCCCTCCTGGGCCGAGGGGTCTTCCTGACGCAGGGCCTCAAGTACAACCTGGAGCTGCTGCTCTTCTGGGGGCCGGGCTCCCTCTTCCAGGGCAAGTGGAACCTCCAGCCCCAGTACAAGCGGGCCGGTGCCCGCCTGGAGCTTGCTCGCCGCCTGGAGCGCAGCCTGCTTCTGCTGGGGCTGGCCAACCTGCTGCTCTGCCCCTTCATCCTGGTGTGGCAGGCGCTGTACGCCTTCTTCAGCTACACGGAGGTGCTCAAGCGGGAGCCTGGCAGCCTGGGGGCCCGCCGCTGGTCGCTCTACGGCCGCCTCTACCTGCGCCACTTCAACGAGCTGGACCACGAGCTGCAGGCCCGCCTGAGCCGGGGCTACAAGCCGGCTTCCAAGTACATGAACTCCTTCGCCGGCCCGCTGCTCACGGTGCTGGCCAAGAATGTTGGCTTCTTTGCCGGGTCCATCCTGGCTGTCCTCATCGCCCTCACCATCTATGATGAGGACGTCCTCACCGTCCAGCACATCCTGACTGCCATCACACTCCTGGGGCTCATCGTCACCGTGGCCAG GGCGTTCATCCCGGATGAGCACCTGGTGTGGTGCCCGGAGCAGCTTCTCCAGTGCGTCTTGGCTCACATCCACTACATCCCGGACCACTGGCAAGGCAACGCCCACAAGTCCGAGACCCGCGAGGAGCTGGCGCAGCTCTTCCAGTACAAGGCA GTCTTCATCCTGGAGGAGTTGCTGAGCCCTATCGTGACGCCCTTCCTCCTCATCTTCGCCCTCCGGGCCAAGGCCCTTGACATCGTCGATTTCTTCCGCAACTTCTCCGTCGAGGTGGTGGGGGTTGGGGACATCTGCTCCTTTGCCCAGCTGGACATCCGCAACCACGGCAATCCCCAG TGGCTGTCCCAGGGCCGGACAGAAGCATCCATGTACCAGCAGGCAGCGAACGGCAAGACGGAGCTCTCGCTGGTCCACTTTGCCATCGCCAATCCACGCTGGCAGCCCCCCCCAGAAAGCTCCCTCTTCATCGGGCACCTGAAGGAGAAAGTGCATCACGACGCCTCCCGTGCCCAGCGCCTCCTGGCTGAGGGGCCCTTAGGAGCCTCCCTGCTCTCCGACGAGGGCCCCGGCCCTGGG CCAGATGCCCTCCTAGCCAGTGTCCTGGCCAATCCTGTGCTCACAGCGGGAAGCCTGGTAGCCTGGGCAGACCGTCGGCTCCTCACTCAGCCTGCCGGCACAGCCAGCACAACTGCCAGCGTCTTGGCCTCCCTCTCCCGTTCCCGGCTGCCCCGGCGCGGGAGCCGCCCCGGAGAGGCCTCTGTGTGCAACAGAGAGAGCCCCCTTCTGGAGGACAg CGCCACCCCATCTGCAATGCGCCCGGCTCCCCTCACCCACTCGGTGCTTCTGTCCGAGTTTGCCTTGGCTGAGATGAGCCTGCACGCTATATACATGCACGAG CTTCACCAGCAGCAAGCAGCAGCCCGCCTTCCTTCGCAGCCTTCAGCACATACAG TATCCCCTCGGCACCCCTTCGATACGCATGGCCAGGATTGCTCCCGAGGGGGCAGGGAAGAGGAGCCAGCTGagacccagcagcagcagcagcagcagcagcagcagagctaG
- the ATG9B gene encoding autophagy-related protein 9B isoform X3, protein MPDWSKVTLPDAILPASQCAQRIQASSGVIFLLVMAATFWLYRLAKVLCSLLGYWEIRSFYTKALKIPSEELCNCSWQEVQARLISLQREQQMCVHRRELTELDIHHRILRFKNYLVAMVNKSLLPIRFCLPLLGRGVFLTQGLKYNLELLLFWGPGSLFQGKWNLQPQYKRAGARLELARRLERSLLLLGLANLLLCPFILVWQALYAFFSYTEVLKREPGSLGARRWSLYGRLYLRHFNELDHELQARLSRGYKPASKYMNSFAGPLLTVLAKNVGFFAGSILAVLIALTIYDEDVLTVQHILTAITLLGLIVTVARAFIPDEHLVWCPEQLLQCVLAHIHYIPDHWQGNAHKSETREELAQLFQYKAVFILEELLSPIVTPFLLIFALRAKALDIVDFFRNFSVEVVGVGDICSFAQLDIRNHGNPQWLSQGRTEASMYQQAANGKTELSLVHFAIANPRWQPPPESSLFIGHLKEKVHHDASRAQRLLAEGPLGASLLSDEGPGPGPDALLASVLANPVLTAGSLVAWADRRLLTQPAGTASTTASVLASLSRSRLPRRGSRPGEASVCNRESPLLEDSSATPSAMRPAPLTHSVLLSEFALAEMSLHAIYMHELHQQQAAARLPSQPSAHTVSPRHPFDTHGQDCSRGGREEEPAETQQQQQQQQQQS, encoded by the exons ATGCCCGACTGGAGCAAGGTGACGCTCCCCGATGCCATCCTTCCAGCTTCTCAGTGTGCCCAGAG GATCCAGGCCAGCAGCGGGGTCATCTTCCTGCTGGTGATGGCTGCCACCTTCTGGCTGTACCGCCTGGCGAAGGTTCTCTGCAGCCTGCTGGGCTACTGGGAGATCCGCTCCTTTTACACCAAGGCACTCAAGATCCCTTCG GAGGAGCTTTGCAACTGCAGCTGGCAGGAGGTGCAGGCACGGCTGATCTCGCTCCAGCGGGAGCAGCAGATGTGCGTCCACAGGCGGGAGCTGACGGAGCTGGACATCCACCACCGCATCCTGCGCTTCAAGAACTACCTGGTGGCCATGGTGAACAAGTCCCTGCTGCCGATCCGCTTCTGCCTGCCCCTCCTGGGCCGAGGGGTCTTCCTGACGCAGGGCCTCAAGTACAACCTGGAGCTGCTGCTCTTCTGGGGGCCGGGCTCCCTCTTCCAGGGCAAGTGGAACCTCCAGCCCCAGTACAAGCGGGCCGGTGCCCGCCTGGAGCTTGCTCGCCGCCTGGAGCGCAGCCTGCTTCTGCTGGGGCTGGCCAACCTGCTGCTCTGCCCCTTCATCCTGGTGTGGCAGGCGCTGTACGCCTTCTTCAGCTACACGGAGGTGCTCAAGCGGGAGCCTGGCAGCCTGGGGGCCCGCCGCTGGTCGCTCTACGGCCGCCTCTACCTGCGCCACTTCAACGAGCTGGACCACGAGCTGCAGGCCCGCCTGAGCCGGGGCTACAAGCCGGCTTCCAAGTACATGAACTCCTTCGCCGGCCCGCTGCTCACGGTGCTGGCCAAGAATGTTGGCTTCTTTGCCGGGTCCATCCTGGCTGTCCTCATCGCCCTCACCATCTATGATGAGGACGTCCTCACCGTCCAGCACATCCTGACTGCCATCACACTCCTGGGGCTCATCGTCACCGTGGCCAG GGCGTTCATCCCGGATGAGCACCTGGTGTGGTGCCCGGAGCAGCTTCTCCAGTGCGTCTTGGCTCACATCCACTACATCCCGGACCACTGGCAAGGCAACGCCCACAAGTCCGAGACCCGCGAGGAGCTGGCGCAGCTCTTCCAGTACAAGGCA GTCTTCATCCTGGAGGAGTTGCTGAGCCCTATCGTGACGCCCTTCCTCCTCATCTTCGCCCTCCGGGCCAAGGCCCTTGACATCGTCGATTTCTTCCGCAACTTCTCCGTCGAGGTGGTGGGGGTTGGGGACATCTGCTCCTTTGCCCAGCTGGACATCCGCAACCACGGCAATCCCCAG TGGCTGTCCCAGGGCCGGACAGAAGCATCCATGTACCAGCAGGCAGCGAACGGCAAGACGGAGCTCTCGCTGGTCCACTTTGCCATCGCCAATCCACGCTGGCAGCCCCCCCCAGAAAGCTCCCTCTTCATCGGGCACCTGAAGGAGAAAGTGCATCACGACGCCTCCCGTGCCCAGCGCCTCCTGGCTGAGGGGCCCTTAGGAGCCTCCCTGCTCTCCGACGAGGGCCCCGGCCCTGGG CCAGATGCCCTCCTAGCCAGTGTCCTGGCCAATCCTGTGCTCACAGCGGGAAGCCTGGTAGCCTGGGCAGACCGTCGGCTCCTCACTCAGCCTGCCGGCACAGCCAGCACAACTGCCAGCGTCTTGGCCTCCCTCTCCCGTTCCCGGCTGCCCCGGCGCGGGAGCCGCCCCGGAGAGGCCTCTGTGTGCAACAGAGAGAGCCCCCTTCTGGAGGACAg CAGCGCCACCCCATCTGCAATGCGCCCGGCTCCCCTCACCCACTCGGTGCTTCTGTCCGAGTTTGCCTTGGCTGAGATGAGCCTGCACGCTATATACATGCACGAG CTTCACCAGCAGCAAGCAGCAGCCCGCCTTCCTTCGCAGCCTTCAGCACATACAG TATCCCCTCGGCACCCCTTCGATACGCATGGCCAGGATTGCTCCCGAGGGGGCAGGGAAGAGGAGCCAGCTGagacccagcagcagcagcagcagcagcagcagcagagctaG